One window of Pogoniulus pusillus isolate bPogPus1 chromosome 9, bPogPus1.pri, whole genome shotgun sequence genomic DNA carries:
- the STOX2 gene encoding storkhead-box protein 2 isoform X2 — translation MHIVFTSQLLWVLYWSMEPDHKGSGDVSPISMSPISQSQFIPLGEILCLAISAMNSARKQVTQEALMEHLTTCFPGVPTPSPEILRHTLNMLVRERKIYPTPDGYFIVTPQTYFITPSLIRTNSKWYHLDERIPDRSQCTSPQQGTITPSTSGCVRDRTLPKNHCDSCHCCREDMHSMHASTLQRKSAKDCKDSYCPPSLCQVPPTEKSKSTVNFSYKAETLSKPKDVEKQSKKFGLKLFRLSFKKDKTKQLANFSAQFPPEEWPLRDEDTPTTIPREVEMEIIRRINPDLTVENVMRHTALMKKLEEEKAQRSKAGSSAHHSGRSKKSRNHRKSHGKSRSHSKTRVSKGDPSDGSHLDIPVEREYEFYDPLTRSPREGCFIIEHKGDNFIMHSNPNMIESHFPMTPEWDVSGELAKRRTEMPFPEPSRGSSHSKVHRSHSHTQDRRSRNERSSKAKERSRSMDNSKGPLGSATLGTPEDIGEGCSPDDQTTNQTFIDDSTLRPSQSLSHQRALISSASYKETCIPEIASGSVETPSSCSLLEQSKPTENLPPYSELNSCTTKSAVDDYFQCNTSSETVLTAPSPLGKNKEDHDTLTGTDGLKKITPAERQSQHISRDPGVHKDESPKGPSSGTTVAGQTSEVIANGRLVQHHSAESSSLDKRKEIFSKDTLFKPLHNTLSVNSYHKSSTPLLKPHQKTPSDTLPVRCEKLEQAIVTSVTQVTPVSQRQQETAGNQEASFDYYNVSDDDDSEEGNNKNAEEEKNRDDVGTMQWLLEREKERDLQRKFEKNLTLLTPKETENSNNQRATHSARLDSMDSSSITVDSGFNSPRTRESLASNTSSIVESNRRQNPALSPAHGGTGPTFTFRATADPPTSEAEKLQKPANCLQASVTSV, via the exons GAGTTCCAACACCCAGTCCAGAAATCCTTCGCCATACCTTGAATATGCTTGTACGGGAGAGGAAAATATACCCAACTCCAGATGGCTATTTCATTGTAACCCCACAGACTTACTTTATAACACCATCTCTCATAAGAACTAACAGTAAATGGTACCATTTGGACGAGAGGATACCTGACAGGTCTCAATGTACCTCTCCACAGCAAGGAACTATAACTCCTTCCACCTCGGGATGTGTCAGGGACCGAACACTACCCAAAAACCACTGCGACTCCTGCCATTGTTGCAGAGAAGACATGCACAGCATGCATGCATCTACCCTACAGAGGAAATCAGCAAAAGACTGTAAAGACTCTTACTGTCCTCCTTCGTTATGTCAGGTTCCACCTACTGAGAAAAGTAAAAGTACTGTCAATTTCTCTTACAAAGCAGAGACGCTTTCAAAGCCTAAGGATGTAGAAAAGCAGTCTAAGAAATTTGGACTCAAATTATTCCGGTTAAGTTTTAAGAAGGACAAGACAAAACAGTTGGCAAATTTCTCTGCCCAGTTTCCTCCAGAGGAGTGGCCACTAAGGGATGAGGACACCCCTACCACTATACCTAGAGAGGTAGAAATGGAGATTATCAGGCGCATTAACCCAGATTTGACTGTGGAAAATGTCATGAGGCACACTGCACTAATGAAGAAacttgaagaagaaaaagctcaACGGAGCAAAGCAGGATCTTCAGCTCACCACAGTGGACGAAGTAAAAAGAGCAGGAATCACAGGAAGTCTCACGGGAAATCGAGGTCACACAGCAAGACTCGGGTGTCCAAAGGAGACCCATCAGATGGCTCTCATTTGGACATACCTGTGGAAAGGGAGTATGAGTTCTATGATCCCTTGACTCGATCCCCACGGGAAGGCTGTTTTATAATAGAACACAAGGGAGATAACTTTATAATGCACAGTAATCCTAACATGATTGAATCTCATTTTCCCATGACACCAGAGTGGGATGTGTCTGGTGAGCTGGCCAAAAGAAGAACTGAAATGCCTTTCCCTGAGCCTTCCAGGGGAAGCTCTCACTCTAAGGTCCATCGGAGCCATAGCCATACACAGGATAGAAGATCAAGGAATGAGCGGTCCAGTAAGGCTAAGGAGAGGTCTAGATCCATGGATAACTCCAAGGGACCTCTGGGCTCAGCCACCTTAGGCACACCAGAAGATATAGGTGAAGGTTGTAGCCCAGATGACCAAACAACTAACCAAACTTTCATTGACGATAGTACCTTAAGGCCATCTCAATCACTCAGTCATCAAAGGGCTCTGATTTCATCTGCAAGCTACAAAGAGACTTGCATCCCTGAAATAGCTAGTGGCAGTGTAGAAACCCCTAGTTCTTGTAGCCTGTTGGAACAAAGCAAGCCTACAGAGAATTTGCCACCATACAGCGAGCTCAACTCCTGCACTACAAAATCTGCAGTTGATGACTATTTTCAGTGTAACACATCCAGTGAGACTGTGCTTACTGCTCCATCACCACTGGGAAAGAATAAAGAGGACCATGATACACTGACAGGGACAGATGGGCTCAAAAAAATTACTCCTGCAGAAAGACAGTCTCAGCATATTTCtagggatcctggggtgcacaaAGATGAGTCCCCAAAGGGCCCAAGCAGTGGTACAACAGTTGCTGGCCAAACATCAGAGGTGATTGCAAACGGGCGGCTGGTTCAACACCATAGTGCTGAATCGAGCAGTCTTGATAAGAGGAAAGAAATATTTAGCAAGGATACACTCTTTAAACCTCTGCACAATACCCTTTCTGTGAACAGTTACCATAAGTCTAGCACGCCCCTGCTGAAGCCTCATCAAAAGACCCCCTCTGACACATTGCCAGTCAGATGTGAGAAACTTGAACAAGCGATAGTAACCTCAGTCACACAAGTCACGCCTGTTTCACAGAGGCAGCAAGAGACAGCTGGGAACCAGGAGGCCTCCTTTGACTACTACAACGTATCTGATGATGACGACTCAGAGGAAGGAAACAACAAAAAtgctgaggaagaaaagaacaGGGATGATGTTGGTACAATGCAGTGGCtcctagagagagaaaaggagagagatctGCAGCGGAAGTTTGAGAAGAATCTTACTCTTCTCACcccaaaggaaacagaaaatagCAACAACCAGAGAGCCACCCACTCAGCCCGCCTGGACAGcatggacagcagcagcattacTGTGGACAGCGGGTTCAACTCTCCACG TACTCGTGAGAGCCTGGCATCCAACACTTCAAGTATTGTTGAAAGCAACAGACGTcagaaccctgctctgagcCCTGCACACGGTGGCACAGGCCCAACATTCACCTTCCGAGCCACCGCAGACCCACCGACAAGTGAAGCTGAGAAACTGCAAAAACCTGCTAACTGCCTGCAAGCTTCTGTCACTAGTGTCTGA